GCCCCAAGGGTCTACATATCCCATCAGCTCCATTATCTGAATCCTGCCGTCTTCACCAACGGCATAACGCGCATAGTTGCCCCTGTTGTTGAAGTCTTGAATAAGGAGTGACATTCGAGGAGTTTCGTACTTCACATTAAGCCCGTTGATGTCGGCTGTTTACACTTAGAATTATTGTATGCCGAAAATCCCAGTCATAGAAACAAGGATATTGACTGTTTCTTCTGGCTTCTCGATCTCAATGTACAGTTCAAAAAAGAGCTATTCAATCGACACTTTTTTGACCTTCACAGGGTTATAGCCCAGCCAAACCTAGATGTCAAGCTGTGAAATGTATGGACATACATTTCAAGAAGCTCGCAGTAGGTTTTCTAGCAGGTCTGTAGGTCAAATACTATATGGTGGTAGTCTGCTTGGACATGGAGAACATCCCCACTTGATTGGTGGTTAGGGAAAGGCAGCCTGTGAAATGATGTCTCAACAGACTTGCATAGGAAATGATATCGCATTGCATGCCCAACAGCATACCAATGCGCTAGACAAGTACTGTCGGAATAGATACCTCGGAAGAGATTGATATAGAACCGCGGGGAACGACGTCATGTGGGGTGCAGCTTATAAATCAAAGCTTAGCCTCCAGAGAAATATACAAGTCCAATTCCACCATAAATTCCCTCAATTCCCACAATTCCTCACCAGAACACCTACAGTACCATTCAACATGTCTTCCACCATGAGAGCAATCGGTACTCTCCCTCTCCCGCACCCCCGACCCCCAGTGCCTATCTAACAACCGTGTAACCAGGCATAAAAAACAACACCGGCCCCGCCGAAAACCTCTTTGTCGACAACATCCCCAAGCCCTCTCCCTCCGCGGGAGAGGCCCTGGTGAAGATTAAGGCTTTCGGTCTGAACCGAATGGACCTGCTGCAGCGCGAGGGCAAGTATCCGGTTCCGCCGCAGGCGCCTCCGACGCTGGGCGTGGAGTTCTCGGGTGTGATTGAGGTGGTTGCGGAGGGGACGGATTGTGATTTCAAGGCTGGGGATGAGGTTTTTGGACTGGCTTATGGAGGTGAGTCACTCTTTTCAATAGAGGTGGATTGGCttggattggattgggttgcTAATTGGGGATAGGTGCGTATGCGGAGTATATTGTGGTGTCGCCGGCGATGCTGGTTCATAAGCCGGCCGAGTTGTCGTGGGAGGAAGCGGCTGGTGTTCCTGAGGTAAGAAAATCAATATTTCAATCGCGATTAAGTGCTAATGAATACTGCGGTAGACATGGATGACCGCCTCGCAagccctcttcctcatcggcGACTTCCAACCCGGCCAATCCGTCCTCTGGCACGCCGGCGCCTCGTCCGTCTCGCTTTCAGGGATCCAACTCGCCAAGGCTCACGGCGCAAAAGCGATCTACGCGACCGCCGGATCGCAGGAAAAGATTGACTTCCTGGAGAAACAAATGGGTGTCACCGCCGCGTTCAACTACCGCACACAGGACTGGGCGTCGGAATTGCGCCAGGCTACGGATGGACAAGGGGTGAACCTAATTGTCGACTTCATCGGCGGGCCGTATTTCCAGGATGATCTGAACTCGGCTGCGCGCGACGGACGGGTTGTTTTCTTGGGGTTGATGGGCGGTGGCAAAGTGCCTGGGACGGCTGATATCTCCGCGATGTTGTACAAGCGCGTTCGCGTTGAGGGGAGTACACTGCGGAGtcgggagctggattatcAGCGGAAGCTGCGCGATACCTTGGTTGAGCATGCGCTGCCCAAGCTCCAGGATAAGTCGTTCACGGTATATGTGGAAAAAGTGTTCCGCTTCGAAGAAATCGCAGACGCACACCGACTATTGGAGAGCAATGCCACCAAGGGCAAGTTGATTTGCGTTATCGATCACTAGTCATACATACACACATACACACATCTATATACACACGCGCATCCATCCTGTGGTTACTTTTTGGGACTATATACACTAATTACACACGATTAACCAGTTTAGTCAGACCCGCACTCGTGGTCCTTCTGGTCCGGGTAGAAGTAGTCACGGTCAATGCGCATCGAGTTGATGTGCCAGGTCTTTCCATTGTCTGGGGTGGTTATTCCGCTGTCACGCGCGCCGTCCAGGGCGATGGTGTTTTGGAAGTTAAGGTCTGCGTCACTGAGGTGGATGGTCATGTTCTGCCAGGAGTATGCGGCGAGGGTGCCGCAGGCGTCGAGGTAGCATTCGTTGCTGGAGTAGATGTAGGTGGGGTTGATTGTTTTGTCTACACGAACGGTCAGTACGATTGCTTCGCAATGGCAAGGGGAATATGGGAGAcataccatcagcctggtgcGAGATCTCCTTGCCGTTGACAGAGATCTGCTGGATAATCTTGTTGCTCGCCTCATCGACGGTGATGGTGAACTCAAGCTCCGAGTCGTTCGGAACAGGCACGTATGGCTCTTGCACCTGGCCAGCTATCGGTCTGTCAGCATCGTTCCCCATACAAgccgaagaaaaagaacaacaTACACGAATGGTAAGTACTAGTAGCAACACACCACTCCTGGTTACTAGCAGGACAAGCCTGACTCTTCTGATCCGGCGACCAATTCAACAACGGCTGAAACAAATCCGCCTTCTGGTCCGACATGCTCGCACTCAACCCAACCCACAGCGCCAACCACGGCGCCTCATCGCTGGTATTCTGCTGCGATCCGCACGGCACAGCCGGCGGGACGAGCGAGTAAGTCGCCTTTGTGATGTGGATGTTGTCGCTGGTCGGTCCCAGCGCGAACATGTTGCCGAAATACCAGTCGTCGTACATGGCGGAGGCGCGCAGCGCCAAAGCCAAGGGGAGGAGGGTGGTAGAAAAGTGCATATTCAAGACCTGTCTTGAATAGGATTAGAATATTAAGGGATTGAATACCGCTGGGGTATTTTAAGAAGCAAAGGGTATAAAGAACAAAAAATGAAAAGAGAACACGATTTGCTTGTGTGAGAATGGGAAGACAGTCGGTGGACAAATCAACCTTTAATAGTATTGCGGACTAAACTAGACCCTTTGATAAAAAAAGGCTGGaactcaggagggaccacaAAACACGGTTAATTAAGAAGTGCCCAATGAGAGGGCTACATCCAGGCCTAAAAGAGGCACCGTTTCAGAGGCCAGACATACTCAATGGGGAACGCCCGAAGGTCAATCGCGGTCCCTGTTTCGGGATCGTCGAATTTCCCATTTTGATTGCGACTCGGCCAGGAGAGTTTCACGCTGAGACCGGATTTATTGCTGCATTTCCATTCTGACTAACTATGCATATGGCTATACTTCGTGCATCGTACAATGCACATTGTGACATTCTCATGATTTTCCAAAAACAGATAGAAAAAGAGGTGCTCTGTACATGTAGAATCTAGTTCTTCTTGCACTGCTTCGCAAACTGGTCCACATAACCCGGGAGAGTCTTCGACCACAACTGATCATCCGTCAACGCCGTCTTCAACTTCTGGCACTCCTCCTCCGAAGGGACGTCGTCATCGCCCTGGCTCTGCTTGCTGATCACCGGCTCGGCCGCCTTGAGCGCGCACTGACCGAACTGAAGAACACTGTCGTCGTCGTTGCACACCTTCTTGTCGCCATACTGCTGAGAACAGCTCTGCTGGATAGCCTGGCTGACTTCCTTGGCGACCTTCTCGATCTGATCCTGGTTGCCGGTGGAGATTCCGAGGCTCTGCGAGAGCTGCTGGACGAGCTGCGGGACGACGGTCTTCTCAAGGAACGAGGTGCTGTCATTGATGGTGGTGTCGCATTTGCTCTTCTGGCATACTTCTTGGTTGAAGTAGTTGTGGAGGGTCTGGGGCTTGTCGCCCAGCGAGTTGGGGATGTCCTCGCATGTTGCGGGGATGGATGCGGCCATGGCGACGGAGAGGGTAGCGAGGAAGGCAAGAGAGAGCTTCATTTTGGCTGTTGTAGAAGTCGTAGGCTGTAGTTTATTCAATTGAACAGATCGAGtcgatggtgatgatgattcaATCGAGTCTGGCGTGATTCAAGCGGTTTATATAGCTTCATCTTCTGCTCAACTAGGAAATACACAGCAAGGACCATCATCGTGTTACCAAAATCTCAGAATAGGAGCCCTTTGTTTCAATCCCGACCGTCGAAGAACCTCAATTTTTCGGTCAAACGAGATGAACCACATCTCCAGTGCCGCGAGGTTGGTATATCAACTGGCCTCGTTCGTAATGTTTCAATGTTGAATCCGGATGCATCACTTTTTTTGACTCGAGTACTCGCCATCAAACGCGAGCTGTTGCACTGTGGATAGTCTATTTACTAGTATTATGTATCCTTCTTTGTATCTGATAATGCTGTCTTTACCTTCTCCTCTCGTCACTTGACTATCAACAAAGAACCATGTCGATTGTCTCGACCCGTGAAACACCTCTGCGTTACGAGTATTTGTCTCTGCTTGTTCCTAGCTGCAGGACCAGTATCACGACGTCACCATATTTCGTCACCGGCCTATTTTTCTTTGAAGAACAGCATCAGCAACGTCAGCCTTGCCAAACCGTGAATGAATATATCGGAGTACAGAAACAGCCGGCATCTTGCATGAAGCCATGGTGATGCCCTCTCTTATTCCCCGGACTTTGTTCTCCATAGCCCCGGAGATCATCGACTACGAGTCGCGGACTGTGGCCAGAGCTTTTGGGACGCCGATGTTTCACTCGTTGTCTGATGTTCCATATCACAAACGCTGTACTCCGCATCATGTCTCGCCACAAATCTGCCAAAGGAGGCCTGACGCACTGGATCGCCTAAATCTGAAACTAGGATCTTATCTAGAATCTTTCTCAAAGCGACAGGTACCATACCAGATGCAACGAAGCTTTATCTCCAAACACAGCATGGCGATTCAATTCACCGTCTGCATTATTGATGATGTCTCATGGAGTAAAGCAATGCGTAGCGGAACAGAATGCCTTGCTAGCCGTCCTAGTAGCAACTAGAATGTCATCTAAGTAAAATTTTTGATGCTGTCCGGATTATGGTTATTCTCAgacaaagcaacaaaacGCATTCTTTCCGTTGAGGTACTCAACTCGTACTATAAGCAAGGTCTAGACATCCCAGTCCAGCTAGCTCGCCGCCAAGGTGAGTACGGGATACTTCATTCATCAATAAGCGTTTTCCGGAACCATCTGAAGACGCCAACAATAATCTCTGCTCTTTATTCGCTCTTCCATAAATTCCAGAAGTTCTTGGAGAGGGATATTCTGTTCACAAACAGCCTGCAGCAGAAACTGAGTTGTTTTAATATGAGGAGCTTTAGATTTTTTCGCCACAGAAAGGCTTGCACTAGCCCAGCTCTCTGGGTTCGGATCGGCACCATGTCTGAACAGAGTTCAGACAATAGCCAGATGTGGTCGCATCCAAGTAGACTGTTTTGATGGGGACACTTCGCTCATATCGGCGCCGTGGTGAAGTAGGACATCAAGTATCGCTTCTGCCGCTTTAGAGTCGGATGCTTTCCTTGCTAATTCCAGACTCGTCAAGTTTCGTGGTGTCTATACGTGACTTGCTTTGTCCAGAGCGTACTCGGATTACAGTCTCGCTCGAATAGAAACTCCACAAAATCTGCATTGGCATTCGAGATCGCTTTAAGAAGCGGAGAGCCTTCCACTGTGCCATATATATCAGCGCCATGGTCAATCAGTAGGGCAATAGTACTCTTGTGGCCGCTGTCTATAACTCTCAGCATCAATGACGGGCTATACGAATTGAGCAAGAGTCTATAGCCTCTGACTTTATTGTTATAACAGCCGGGTTTGTTCTTAAGAACCCATTTGATGATCTCTGGAAATCCACAAGTTGCCGCCGTGATCATCAGGGCGCGATGGTCCTATGAACTAGGCATTGCTTTTGCGTGTTGATTTGCGGCATTAGAAACTTTGCCATTGCTACATGGACTTCACTGCCAGCTGCCTCAAGGGCTCTTAGCGAACCACGAGCATCTCCATCAGGAGGATTCACACATGCTCTGTTTTTGAACAAGACCTGGCGGCTCCAATACTGTATTGCGTGCTGCACGTATCAATGCAATATCCAACACAGAGAGGTCAGTGGCGGCCCAGGTGCTGAACACGAGCTGCAATACTTTCACCCGGTTGTTGCACGCTGCTTGCATAAAAAGCGAGCCATTGCCGAATGCTTTCTCAGTGTTTTATAATCGGTAAGTGCTTCATGAGGGACTTGATTCAACCGACGTCTCCCTTGCCCGCTGCCTGTATCAATAGTGTCTCTCCAGTCTCCAGCGTTCTCACTCACGGTCATCCAAGGGCATGCAGCTCTCTCAAAGCCGGCCCATATCTCTAATGACACTCGGTTGTACTCTCCATCGTTTAGAAGCTTCATCAAGTGGTCAATGAAGACTTGCACCATGGGCCCTTTGTCATTCAGCAGTGGCTTAAACAAGGAAGAT
This region of Aspergillus chevalieri M1 DNA, chromosome 4, nearly complete sequence genomic DNA includes:
- a CDS encoding uncharacterized protein (COG:S;~EggNog:ENOG410Q1V1;~SECRETED:SignalP(1-16)), whose translation is MKLSLAFLATLSVAMAASIPATCEDIPNSLGDKPQTLHNYFNQEVCQKSKCDTTINDSTSFLEKTVVPQLVQQLSQSLGISTGNQDQIEKVAKEVSQAIQQSCSQQYGDKKVCNDDDSVLQFGQCALKAAEPVISKQSQGDDDVPSEEECQKLKTALTDDQLWSKTLPGYVDQFAKQCKKN
- a CDS encoding uncharacterized protein (COG:S;~EggNog:ENOG410PWYC;~SECRETED:SignalP(1-18)), giving the protein MHFSTTLLPLALALRASAMYDDWYFGNMFALGPTSDNIHITKATYSLVPPAVPCGSQQNTSDEAPWLALWVGLSASMSDQKADLFQPLLNWSPDQKSQACPASNQEWCVATSTYHSSGQVQEPYVPVPNDSELEFTITVDEASNKIIQQISVNGKEISHQADDKTINPTYIYSSNECYLDACGTLAAYSWQNMTIHLSDADLNFQNTIALDGARDSGITTPDNGKTWHINSMRIDRDYFYPDQKDHECGSD
- a CDS encoding NAD(P)H-quinone oxidoreductase (COG:Q;~EggNog:ENOG410PFM9;~InterPro:IPR013154,IPR013149,IPR014189,IPR036291, IPR011032,IPR020843;~PFAM:PF00107,PF08240,PF13602;~go_function: GO:0016491 - oxidoreductase activity [Evidence IEA];~go_process: GO:0055114 - oxidation-reduction process [Evidence IEA]); its protein translation is MSSTMRAIGIKNNTGPAENLFVDNIPKPSPSAGEALVKIKAFGLNRMDLLQREGKYPVPPQAPPTLGVEFSGVIEVVAEGTDCDFKAGDEVFGLAYGGAYAEYIVVSPAMLVHKPAELSWEEAAGVPETWMTASQALFLIGDFQPGQSVLWHAGASSVSLSGIQLAKAHGAKAIYATAGSQEKIDFLEKQMGVTAAFNYRTQDWASELRQATDGQGVNLIVDFIGGPYFQDDLNSAARDGRVVFLGLMGGGKVPGTADISAMLYKRVRVEGSTLRSRELDYQRKLRDTLVEHALPKLQDKSFTVYVEKVFRFEEIADAHRLLESNATKGKLICVIDH